Genomic window (Staphylococcus debuckii):
CAATTGATATAAAAGATATACAACACGCACGTAGTCAGAGAAGAAAACATTTAAAACAAAATATTGCTAGTCCAAGCACCACTGATTTAATTAAGGAAGAAAAAGATTATGGTTATTCACCTCAAGAAACGACTAAAAACGTCAAAAAATTAAAGAGGTATCATAATGACTAAAAATCAGAATTTTATTGAAACGAAAGAGTATAAACGGTTTGCTGAATTTTGCGACGCTTGTATTAAATATCAATATATTGGTATCTGTTATGGTCAGCCTGGTGTCGGAAAAACTTTATCTTCAAGATATTATACAAATTGGGATACTATTGAAAAACAAGTTAATCATAGAGGTTGGGAAGATTTAGCTAGTAAAACGACAGATGATATTTTATCAGTAGATAAGATATTCTATACTGCTCCTGCTGAAAAACAAACAAGATTAAGCAATGAACTATATAGCATTAGTGCAAGTATTGATTTAGGTCAAAAATTACATGTCGTAAATAAGTACGGCCACGATCATAGTAAACATTATAGTGAGACATTTAAATATATTAACCTAATCATAATAGATGAAATTGATAGGCTTAAAGTACAACATTTAGAACAATTAAGAGCTATCTATGATGAACGTAATTTAGCGATGATATTTATTGGTATGCCGGGCATAGAGAAAAAACTATCTCGTTATCCCCAACT
Coding sequences:
- a CDS encoding AAA family ATPase, encoding MTKNQNFIETKEYKRFAEFCDACIKYQYIGICYGQPGVGKTLSSRYYTNWDTIEKQVNHRGWEDLASKTTDDILSVDKIFYTAPAEKQTRLSNELYSISASIDLGQKLHVVNKYGHDHSKHYSETFKYINLIIIDEIDRLKVQHLEQLRAIYDERNLAMIFIGMPGIEKKLSRYPQLYSRIGFAHEFDNLSKDETHHILEYKWQDLGFDLKLEDFTDYEAITTIIKITKGNFRLIHRLFAQIDRIMDINGLDKISTEVVETARDSLVIGIR